DNA sequence from the Pedobacter schmidteae genome:
GAGAAGTTTGATGTGAAATTTGATCTGGTTGAAGGCGTTTTGGGTTTTATACTTAAAGTTTTTGGTAGATAACATTTGAGACATTGATTTCTTTCTACGGCCGGCATCCCAAAATGTCTGGAAGAAAGCTTTATGTCTGAAAAAAAACTTAAATTTGCCGCTATAATGGGTAGAAATAGAAAAGCCGGAGTGGTGACCATCATTCCTGATTTAAGTATTATAGATATTGCCGAAGAGGGTAAGGGTGTAGGTAAGGCTGATGAGCTGGTAGTTTTTGTAGAAAAAGCAGTGCCAGGTGATGTAGCGGATGTCCGGATTATAAAAAAGAAGAAAAATTTTGCAGAAGCGGTAATTGAAAATCTTCAGAAAAAATCTGAGTTGAGGATTGATCCGTTTTGTTCGCATTTTGGTACTTGCGGTGGTTGCAAATGGCAACATATGCAGTACGATGCGCAATTAAAATTTAAACATAAAAATGTGGAGGCTGCATTGCAGCGCCTGGCGAAGATAGATACTACAGCTATGGAACCCATTCTGGGCTCGGCAAATAATAAATATTACAGGAATAAGCTGGAATATACCTTTTCAAATAAGCGTTGGTTGAATAAACAGGATATGGCCGAAAGGGCTGAGGATCTGGATGCAGCTGCACCAAATCCGGATCTGGAAATGAATGCGCTGGGATTTCACGTGCCATTGCGCTTCGATAAAATATTAGATATTCAGCATTGCTATTTACAGGCTGAACCATCCAACAGTATTAGAAATGAAGTTCGTGAATATGCCTTGAAAGCTGGCCTGACATTTTACGATTTACGTAACCACGAAGGAAATCTGCGCAACCTGATTATCCGCACCTCCTCGACGGGCGAAGTAATGGTTGTAGTTGTTTTTGCCTATGTGGAACAGGAGCAGATTGATGCATTGATGGCGCATTTAAAAGATGGCTTTCCTGTGATCACCTCCTTGTTATATATTGTGAACCAGAAAAAAAATGATACCATTTTTGATCAGGAGGTGGTGACTTATGCAGGTCGTGACCATATTTTTGAAGAGATGGAGGGACTGAAGTTCAAAATTGGTGCAAAGTCTTTTTATCAAACCAATTCTGATCAGGCCCACGAACTGTATAAGATTACTAAAGAATTTGCAGGTTTTACAGGTGATGAATTGGTATATGACCTTTATACAGGTGCCGGTACCATTGCCAATTTTGTGGCGCGTAGTGTAAAACAGGTGGTAGGTATAGAATATGTGCCTACTGCAATCGAAGATGCCAAATTTAATTCCCGCTTAAATGGGATTGAGAATACTATTTTTTATGCCGGCGACATGAAGGATATTCTGACAAGCACGTTTATCATTGAACATGGAAAGCCAGATGTGGTGATTACAGATCCGCCCAGAGCAGGAATGCATGGAGATGTGGTAGAAAGGCTTTTAGAGATGGAGGCCGAAAAAATTGTATATGTAAGTTGTAATGCTGCAACTCAGGCACGTGATTTGGCGCTGCTGAAAGAGAAATATGAAGTACTGCGCATTAAGCCTGTGGATATGTTTCCGCATACGCAGCATGTAGAAAACGTGGTGCTGTTGAAATTAATTAATGGAGTTCAATCATAAGGATTTTAGCTATGGATATAGAAGAATTAATGCCACAACAACCTGAAGGAGGAAAAGAACAGGAAAAGAAAAGTCCACTGGTGAGCCTGGAAAAAGATCTGGAACTCTATGCCGATTCTATTAAAGAGATTGCGTTAGAAATTATAGTAGAAGGCATTTCTGCCCATCCTATTTTTATCGCACATCAACATACCGTAAGTATTGGGGAGGTTATCCTGGACCGGAAAGAACTGAATACGGAATGGACCATACAAGCTTCAACCTTTGATGAATTTGTAGAAAAAGGAATCATTAGCCCCGAGAAAAAAGCTTTGTTTTTAAAAAGCTATAAAAAACCGGAAGACTATATGTGTGTATTTGTAATTGTACCGGAAGGCGCTAACTTTATTTATTATCCTTATAAACTTAAAAAGTAGCCTGATAGACCAAAAAAAAGAAATCCCTACCCGGGCAAACATGGATAAGGATTACTAAAAAACTAACTATAAGACATCAATAAAACGGAAAGGTTTCATCTGAACAGAAAATATTTTTAAATATTTGATTATGGCGCTTAAAATCGTTCTTTTGTAGCATAAAATAAGGTAAAATAATGGCAGGATCTCAGTTACTCATTCTTGATAAAAAGCAGATACAACAGAAAATAAACCGTATAGCCTATCAGATACTGGAAGATAACCTTGCGGAAAAGGAAATTGTGCTGGCCGGAATATGGGACAGAGGATATAAGTTGGCATTGCGGTTGAAAAAAGTGCTTGCCAAAATTTCTGACCTGAAGATTACCATGCTAAAAATTGAATTGGATAGGCAAAATACCAGGCTTGTAGCCAATACTGATTTGGAGGAGGTACACTGGAGAAATAAAGTGATTATCCTGGTGGATGATGTCCTGAACAGCGGTAAAACGCTGGCTTATGGCCTCGGTGTGTTTTTAAATACACCACACAAAAAAATCAGAACCGTAGTGCTGGTAGACCGGAGTCACAAAATATTCCCCATTGCTACTGATTATGTAGGATTGCAAATGGCTACGGTACTAAAAGAGCACGTAGATGTGATTATGGATGTCGATGGAGAGGAAGACCGGGTTTATTTAAGCTAGGGGTTTGCATTTAAACCTATTTTTTTGCATTTTAGAGGGATGCACCTGTCCCGTAAAAACCTTGCTGTTTTTAATATCTTTTCCTGGTATATCAGGCACGCCATAAAAAAAAACTTTTCGGGGCATCAATTTAACAAAATTGAGGTCAATAAGCAGGAGGCAGTATTATTGCTGACCAATCATTTTAGCTGGTGGGATGGATTTTTGATGTTTCAGTTAAATCGCCTGTTATTTAAAAAGGAGTTTCATGTATTGGTAACCGATGAAGACTATAAAGCACATTGGTTCCTGAAGTATCTGGGAGCTTTTGCAGCGACCCATAAAGGAAAGGACGTGGTAGAAACGCTGCTATATGCGGGACAGCTATTAGATGATCCTGACAATCTGGTGCTGCTGTTCCCTCAAGGTAAGTTGTATCCGGCTTATGCGGCTAACATTGCATTTGAGAAGGGGGTAATGCAGGTGGTGAATGAGTCAAAAAAGAAATTTCAAATCGTTTTCGCAGCAAACCTATTCGATCATACTACAAGAAAACCTGCTGTATATACAGACCTTAAAATTTGGGAGGCCGAAGAGTACATGAGTCTGCAATTGCTAAAAAGAGAGTACAATAAACATTATGATCAGGCCGTAAAAAATTTAAGTAAAATGCGTTATGATTGAGTTTGTTTACGCTGTACTGGTATTTCTTGTTTTGCGCTTTTGCGTTACGTTATTTAATTTTTTATCTAACCCAAAGTTGGGCTATTACGGTAAACATTTTGCTGCGAAAGTATCGGTTATAATAATGGCACCCAATACGCCTGCCGATCTTAAAAAGCTGCTTGCCTCTATCGATACACAAGAATATAGCCATCTTGAAATTATTGTTCAGCGACATGAAAGTGTTACCGAACTAATGAAAAAAGCCACAGGGGAGTACTTTTTATTCCTTTCATCTGCAACTACTTTACATCATGGCTTAATCAATAATCTGATATACCGGACTAAAGTTTTTAATCTGGCTGTTTTAAGTTTAGTACCCACCTATAGGCTAACGGGCTTTTTGAGCAAATGTGTTTACCCCCTGAGTGATTTCTTGCTGCTCAATCTCCTTCCCTTAAGACTGATCAGGTTAAGTTCGCTGCCTGCCTTTGCTGCGGGGAGTAACGATTGTCTTTTTTTTGACGCTGCTATGGCCAGACAATTTAATTGGCTTAAAAATATCGGGACTAAACTGCCGGCTGCAACCGAAGTTGTAAAAATGGTTAAACAACAGCAGTCAAATGCCGAGGTTCTCATCGGAAATAAAATGATATGCATTGATGTAGAGCTGAAAAACCTGGACAGTTTTTCGGAACGCCTGATGATGAATTTTTCAAATAGTGGTCTGGTAGCCCTGATTTATCTGGTGCTGGTCCTGATAGGGCCTGTAGTGGTATTATTTAGCTTTAATCCTGCGCTTTTAATTCTTCCAGTAGGATTGATCTTCCTATCGAGGATGATGATAGCATTTCTGACGGCTCAAAATCCAATCATGAGTGCATTACTACATCCATTGCAGATGTTATGTATGTTCGTTTTGCTGCTTCGCACAGTTGGCCGCCGCATACTAAGGTCATTTAAACTTAAGAAATAGAAATATCAAGCAGATTTTCTGTAATTTTGCAATTGTTCAATACCATAACTATGCCTGTAAAATACAATTTAGCTGTAACAATAGATAAAGCCTCGGGTTTTTGCTTTGGTGTGGTTTATGCTATTGATATGGCAGAAGATATATTGGATCATGAGCCCTATTTATACTGCCTTGGCGATATTGTACACAATGACGAAGAAGTGAAAAGGCTGAAGGACAAAGGGCTTCGGATCATTGATCATGAACAATTACAACATTTGCGAAAAGAAAAGGTGCTGATCAGGGCACATGGAGAAGCTCCTTCTACTTATCAACTGGCACTTGAAAATGAGCTAACATTAATTGACGCCTCATGCCCGGTTGTATTAAAACTTCAAAACAGGATTAAGAATTCGCATGATGATGAGGAACAGATTCTGATATTTGGTAAGCATGGT
Encoded proteins:
- the rlmD gene encoding 23S rRNA (uracil(1939)-C(5))-methyltransferase RlmD; this encodes MGRNRKAGVVTIIPDLSIIDIAEEGKGVGKADELVVFVEKAVPGDVADVRIIKKKKNFAEAVIENLQKKSELRIDPFCSHFGTCGGCKWQHMQYDAQLKFKHKNVEAALQRLAKIDTTAMEPILGSANNKYYRNKLEYTFSNKRWLNKQDMAERAEDLDAAAPNPDLEMNALGFHVPLRFDKILDIQHCYLQAEPSNSIRNEVREYALKAGLTFYDLRNHEGNLRNLIIRTSSTGEVMVVVVFAYVEQEQIDALMAHLKDGFPVITSLLYIVNQKKNDTIFDQEVVTYAGRDHIFEEMEGLKFKIGAKSFYQTNSDQAHELYKITKEFAGFTGDELVYDLYTGAGTIANFVARSVKQVVGIEYVPTAIEDAKFNSRLNGIENTIFYAGDMKDILTSTFIIEHGKPDVVITDPPRAGMHGDVVERLLEMEAEKIVYVSCNAATQARDLALLKEKYEVLRIKPVDMFPHTQHVENVVLLKLINGVQS
- a CDS encoding glycosyltransferase family 2 protein; protein product: MIEFVYAVLVFLVLRFCVTLFNFLSNPKLGYYGKHFAAKVSVIIMAPNTPADLKKLLASIDTQEYSHLEIIVQRHESVTELMKKATGEYFLFLSSATTLHHGLINNLIYRTKVFNLAVLSLVPTYRLTGFLSKCVYPLSDFLLLNLLPLRLIRLSSLPAFAAGSNDCLFFDAAMARQFNWLKNIGTKLPAATEVVKMVKQQQSNAEVLIGNKMICIDVELKNLDSFSERLMMNFSNSGLVALIYLVLVLIGPVVVLFSFNPALLILPVGLIFLSRMMIAFLTAQNPIMSALLHPLQMLCMFVLLLRTVGRRILRSFKLKK
- a CDS encoding 1-acyl-sn-glycerol-3-phosphate acyltransferase, with product MHFRGMHLSRKNLAVFNIFSWYIRHAIKKNFSGHQFNKIEVNKQEAVLLLTNHFSWWDGFLMFQLNRLLFKKEFHVLVTDEDYKAHWFLKYLGAFAATHKGKDVVETLLYAGQLLDDPDNLVLLFPQGKLYPAYAANIAFEKGVMQVVNESKKKFQIVFAANLFDHTTRKPAVYTDLKIWEAEEYMSLQLLKREYNKHYDQAVKNLSKMRYD
- a CDS encoding phosphoribosyltransferase family protein, translating into MAGSQLLILDKKQIQQKINRIAYQILEDNLAEKEIVLAGIWDRGYKLALRLKKVLAKISDLKITMLKIELDRQNTRLVANTDLEEVHWRNKVIILVDDVLNSGKTLAYGLGVFLNTPHKKIRTVVLVDRSHKIFPIATDYVGLQMATVLKEHVDVIMDVDGEEDRVYLS
- a CDS encoding phenylalanyl-tRNA synthetase subunit alpha gives rise to the protein MSNEILEISVLVDEKFDVKFDLVEGVLGFILKVFGR